One genomic region from Nymphaea colorata isolate Beijing-Zhang1983 chromosome 12, ASM883128v2, whole genome shotgun sequence encodes:
- the LOC126410649 gene encoding uncharacterized protein LOC126410649, producing MSDPTWQWCTRVNPKDRLRVKCNYCKQIISGGISRFKHHIAGTHSDVAACNGSQEIPLPAYVKHQCQQLLDAVKASRIEKDMEDAEEGYGDPHEGEESEGEDVQLEQEDVGVSLGTTKGKGIMHGGGSSATATRKRRGASISSVSRGRGRSQGRTGGGRVPTMKSSNMSGSIKNFFPNYTAAGAQPEIRIAMQSKDIIEAADETIGMWFYDASIPFNAANSYHYQPIADAIASVGRGYKMPSFHKLRGKILNNIVRDVKTYCDELKLSWKATGCSVMADGWTDIKNRTLVIFLVYCPLGTMFLKSVDLSDTPKTADVLFGIFDKVIEEVGPENVVQFITDNAANYKAAGEMLAARYGTFYWSPCAAHCVNLMLQDLGERDDMKLTVHRCQEITKFIYNHAYGLNLMRKFTNGAELIRPAQTRFATNVLTVQGIVKQRSSLRQMFSSDDWAAYPHAYKRKATTVVDTIFDVDFWESCVHLLKICVPLVKVLRLVDSEDRPSIGYLYESMDRAKEAIRDNMKGKKKLYMPIWKIIDERWSGQLHRPLHAAAYYLNPAIRYLPTFKKDREVEYDMLDCIDVLVSDSKEQDAIHMSINKYDTASGTMARDTAVRCRTTMRPDLWWERFGPDCPELRKLAIRILSQTCSATGCERNWSVFQHIHSKKRNRLEHKRLNDLVYVRYNMKLRQRQLETTSTRKHHNQYDPIFIDHFDILDSWVEEEPAAILDEDDLDFLNVEGAAEIVEEGEAGGSNGMLVTFHLQQRG from the exons atgtcggatcctacatggcagtggtgtacaagggtgaatcccaaagatagattaagagttaagtgcaattattgtaagcaaatcatatcaggagggatttctcgctttaaacaccatatagctggtacacacagcgatgtggctgcttgcaatggctcccaagagatcccattgccagcgtatgtaaagcaccagtgtcagcagcttcttgatgcagtgaaagcaagtaggattgaaaaggacatGGAAGATGCGGAGGAAGGttatggggacccacatgaaggagaagaaagtgaaggtgaagatgttcaacttgaacaagaagatgttggtgtcagtttgggaacaactaaagggaaaggcatcatgcatggaggtggttcttctgcaactgcaaccagaaaaagaagaggtgcaagtataagttcagtttcacgaggacgtggcagaagtcagggtcgtactggtggtggtagagtacctactatgaagtcgagcaatatgtctggttcgatcaagaatttttttcccaattatactgctgctggtgctcagcctgagattcgtatagccatgcaatcaaaggatattattgaagcagccgatgaaaccataggaatgtggttctatgatgcatccattcccttcaatgcagcaaactcttatcattatcagcctatagcagatgcgattgctagtgtagggcgagggtataaaatgccctcttttcataaattgcgaggtaaaattctcaacaatatagttagagatgtgaagacatattgtgatgaactaaaattgagttggaaagctacaggatgcagtgtaatggcagatgggtggacagacatcaagaacagaacattggtaatcttccttgtatattgccctcttggtactatgttcttaaaatctgttgatttgtctgatactccgaagactgctgatgtgttgtttgggatttttgataaagttatagaagaagttgggcctgaaaatgtcgtacaatttatcactgataatgcagcaaattataaagctgcaggtgaaatgttagcagcacgatatgggacattttattggagtccatgtgctgctcactgtgtaaatcttatgcttcaggatcttggtgaaagggatgatatgaagttgacagttcacagatgccaagaaatcacgaagtttatttacaatcatgcttatggcttgaatttgatgaggaaattcacaaatggggctgaattgattcgacctgcacaaacacggtttgctacaaatgttttgactgtgcagggtatagtcaagcaaagatcttctctcaggcagatgttttcaagtgatgattgggctgcatatccacatgcctataaaagaaaggctacgacagttgtggataccatcttcgatgttgacttttgggaatcatgtgtgcacttattgaagatttgtgtacctctagtgaaagtcctcagattagttgatagtgaagatagaccttctattggatatttatacgagtctatggatagagccaaggaggccattagagataatatgaagggaaaaaagaagttgtacatgcctatatggaagattatagatgaaaggtggtctggacaacttcatcgcccacttcatgcagcagcctactacctaaatcctgccattagatatcttcccacttttaagaaggacagagaggtcgagtatgacatgttggattgcattgatgtattagtaagtgatagtaaagaacaagacgctatccatatgtcgatcaacaaatatgatacggcttctggtaccatggcgagagacacagcagttcgatgcaggacaactatgcgtccag atttgtggtgggaaaggtttgggcctgattgcccagaattaaggaagcttgcaattagaatcctcagtcaaacatgtagtgcaactggatgtgaaagaaattggagtgtatttcagcacatccatagtaagaagaggaataggctggaacataaaaggttgaatgaccttgtttatgttcgttataatatgaagttgagacaaag gcaactagaaacaacatctacgaggaagcatcacaatcaatatgatcctatcttcattgaccattttgatatattagattcttgggttgaagaagaaccagctgcaatacttgatgaggacgatcttgattttttgaatgttgaaggagcagcagagattgttgaagaaggagaggctggggggagcaatggaatgttggtgacattccatttgcaacagaggggatag